A region of Tigriopus californicus strain San Diego chromosome 7, Tcal_SD_v2.1, whole genome shotgun sequence DNA encodes the following proteins:
- the LOC131882980 gene encoding magnesium-dependent phosphatase 1-like codes for MANRLPSAMVFDLDGCVWDPEMYELWGSGGAPFTQQSNGDLLDRSKQRVVLMGDVRNIMKEFKLDPKWKGTTISIASRCDEPSWAAECIKKFQVGEGLTLDHVFDSNTREIYKGCKSGHLKTIARKTGFDLKDMMFFDNEYGNCQTVAKMGVTTVYTPNGVTREVFENGLSNFPTIDGTILGPKKRAGKW; via the coding sequence ATGGCCAATCGGCTGCCTTCAGCCATGGTCTTTGACTTGGATGGTTGTGTGTGGGATCCCGAAATGTATGAGCTGTGGGGGTCAGGCGGAGCACCCTTCACTCAGCAGAGCAATGGGGATCTCTTGGACCGTTCCAAACAGAGGGTGGTTCTCATGGGAGATGTGCGGAACATCATGAAGGAATTCAAACTCGACCCCAAATGGAAAGGGACCACTATTTCCATTGCTTCCCGATGTGATGAGCCCTCGTGGGCGGCTGAATGCATCAAAAAGTTCCAAGTGGGTGAAGGATTGACCTTGGACCATGTTTTTGATTCGAATACTAGGGAAATCTACAAGGGATGTAAATCCGggcatttgaaaacaattgctCGAAAGACTGGATTTGACCTCAAGGATATGATGTTTTTCGACAATGAGTACGGCAATTGTCAAACCGTGGCCAAAATGGGTGTTACCACAGTGTATACCCCGAATGGAGTGACCAGAGAGGTATTTGAGAATGGCTTATCGAATTTCCCCACCATTGACGGAACTATATTGGGACCCAAAAAACGTGCCGGAAAATGGTAG